Part of the Kiritimatiellia bacterium genome, TTGCGCGTGCCGTCGCTGTACCTCGCCTCGTGCACGATCAGGTGAATCGCGGAGCCGATCTGTTCGCGGATCGCGCGCAGCGGAAGGTCCATACCGGCCATCAGCACCATCGTCTCCAGCCGCGAGATCACGTCGCGCGGCGAGTTCGCATGGATCGTCGTCAGCGAGCCTTCGTGGCCGGTGTTCATCGCCTGCAGCATGTCCAGCGCCTCGCCGCCCCGCACCTCGCCGACAATGATCCGGTCTGGCCGCATGCGGAGCGCGTTACGCACCAGGTCCCGGATCGTCACCGCCCCCTTGCCCTCGATGTTGGGCGGCCGCGCCTCGAGCCGAACGACATGCGGCTGCGTCAGCCGCAGTTCTGCAGCGTCTTCGATCGTGATGATGCGATCGCCGGGCGGAATGAACGAACTGATCACGTTCAGCAGCGTCGTCTTGCCGGAGCCGGTGCCGCCGGAAATGATCATGTTCTTGCGCATCAGCACGCAGGCGCGAAGGAAGTCGACCAGATTCGGCGTCCAGGTGCCCAGCCGCACGAGGTCTTCCGCGGTGAACGGCTCGCGGGAGAACTTGCGAATCGTCAAGCAGGGTCCGACCAGCGACAGCGGATGAATGATCGCGTTCACGCGCGAGCCGTCCGGCAGGCGCGCATCGACGTACGGCTGGCTTTCGTCGATGCGTCGGCCAATCGGCGACACGATGCGCTCGATCACCGCGAGCACCGAATCGTCGTCGAGAAATGTCTTGCCGGTCAGATACAGTTTTCCGTGCCGCTCCACATACACCTGCTCGCAGCCGTTCACCATGATTTCAGTCACTTCCGGGTCCGCGAGCAGGTCCTCCAGCGGCCCCAGCCCGATCGCCTCGTCGTAGACCTCCTTCGCGAGGCGCTCCGCGTCGATGTCCTTCGGCAACCGGTCGCGCACGTCGCGGATGATGGCCCGGATTTGTTCCATCGCACGGCGACGCAGATCCTTCTCGTCAATTCGGCCGGCGGCCAGCCGCTTGATGTCGAGTCGCTGCAGCAGCTCGTTGTGGATCTGCCGGCGGATCGAGCGACGGCGCTGCTCATCCTCCGGCCGCGGCCGGGCGAGCGGTAGCTCTTCCTCCATGCCCGCGTCGGGCGCGACGGCGAGGGCTGGCGCCGGCGCGGCGGCGGCGAGGTCGGCGGCAGGCACGATGCGCAACCGGTACGGACCGATGCGCAGCGTCTGGCCGGGCAACACGAGCCGGCGGCCGGTGACGCGCACATCGTCGACGAAGGTGCCCTGGTCGGTCATCAGGTCTTCGACCCAGATCTCACGGTCACCGACCGTCAACACCGCGTGCCGCCAGTTCACGGATGGGTCGGGCAGCACGATGAGGTTCTCGTGATCGCTGCCAATCGAGTAGACGCCGGTCTCGAGCGGAAACGTCCGTTCGGGCTTGCCGGGCCGCGCGATCTGCAGGCGCCAATCGCCGCCCATCCGCTCACTCCTGCTTGTGCCGGATGGTTCGCTGCCGGAAGGTGTTCAGCTCCGGCAGCTTGGACTCGAAGTGCTTGAAGTTCACCGCCGGCAGGTCCTTCTCGAAGCTCACGTCGTCCGGATTTCGCAAGGTGAGGGTGAGCTGTCCCTTCATGTTTTGTGCGAACACGAGCAGTTCCGCCTCACGCGGGGTGACCTCGAGGGTGACGGAGCTGTAGCTAGTGGGGCGACCCTCAAACGCGGATTGGTAACCTCCCTCGGAGCGGGCCAGTCGCGTACCGGTGGCCAGCACCGATACGTCCTGCAGAATCGTCAGCGTGACGGTCTCCATCTGTCCGGGCGTGGTGGCGGAGGGCATCGTGAAGGTGCCGAGAATGTCCACCCGGTCATTGGGCTGCACCAGCCCGCTGACCGCGGCCTCACCAGCGATCGCCAGCGACAACGCCCGCATGCCCGGCTTAATCATCGGCGAAAGACCAAACCGCAGCCGCTCCGGCACGTCCACATGCGACCACAGCAGCGGATCATCGCGCCGCAGCGCAAACTTGAGCTTCTTGCCGAGCACGAGGTTCAGATCTTCCGGCAGCACTGCTTGTGCGCCGACTGCCTGCTTGAACACCGACTTCTTGCCGAGCACGTCCATCGTCAGCACCGCGCCCGCCGGCACGTCCTCGGAGACCGCGATCACCTGGATTTTTTCCGCGCCCGCGTACAGCTTTTCTCGCTCGCCCTCGAGATAGCGGTGTGTCATCACGAACGCGAAGAGGCCGATCAGCGCGGCGATGGCCAGAACCACCTTTTGTTTCATGGGCTCGATCCGGTGGCCGCGCGGTTCTTCGCCCGGCCACCTGCATTATCGGCATTTGCGAGCTCGCCACAAGCGCGCCGCGGTCCCGGCTCAATCGGCCCCGAGCCGACGGCGCAGCGTCGCGATTGTGTCGGCGAGGTTCGGATCGTGCCGGGCCCGCTCGCTGACCGTGCGGCAGGCGTGCAGCACTGTCGCATGGTTGCGGCCGAAGGCTTCGCCGATC contains:
- a CDS encoding ATPase, T2SS/T4P/T4SS family — protein: MGGDWRLQIARPGKPERTFPLETGVYSIGSDHENLIVLPDPSVNWRHAVLTVGDREIWVEDLMTDQGTFVDDVRVTGRRLVLPGQTLRIGPYRLRIVPAADLAAAAPAPALAVAPDAGMEEELPLARPRPEDEQRRRSIRRQIHNELLQRLDIKRLAAGRIDEKDLRRRAMEQIRAIIRDVRDRLPKDIDAERLAKEVYDEAIGLGPLEDLLADPEVTEIMVNGCEQVYVERHGKLYLTGKTFLDDDSVLAVIERIVSPIGRRIDESQPYVDARLPDGSRVNAIIHPLSLVGPCLTIRKFSREPFTAEDLVRLGTWTPNLVDFLRACVLMRKNMIISGGTGSGKTTLLNVISSFIPPGDRIITIEDAAELRLTQPHVVRLEARPPNIEGKGAVTIRDLVRNALRMRPDRIIVGEVRGGEALDMLQAMNTGHEGSLTTIHANSPRDVISRLETMVLMAGMDLPLRAIREQIGSAIHLIVHEARYSDGTRKVSRVAEVVGLEGDQITMQDIFVFEQRGVDARGRVIGRLVPTGSVPTFVEEMKSRGLSLDHSIFDPSRAG
- the cpaB gene encoding Flp pilus assembly protein CpaB, whose translation is MKQKVVLAIAALIGLFAFVMTHRYLEGEREKLYAGAEKIQVIAVSEDVPAGAVLTMDVLGKKSVFKQAVGAQAVLPEDLNLVLGKKLKFALRRDDPLLWSHVDVPERLRFGLSPMIKPGMRALSLAIAGEAAVSGLVQPNDRVDILGTFTMPSATTPGQMETVTLTILQDVSVLATGTRLARSEGGYQSAFEGRPTSYSSVTLEVTPREAELLVFAQNMKGQLTLTLRNPDDVSFEKDLPAVNFKHFESKLPELNTFRQRTIRHKQE